From the Pseudodesulfovibrio indicus genome, the window CCGTTGATCCGCAAAAGGCCATCCGTGAGAAGTCCATCCTTTGCTGTGCATGCGGAAAATCATTCAAGGTCCTGACCAAGAAGCATCTGTCCACCCACAACATGACTCCGGAAGAATACCGCGAGCATTACGGGTACAAGAAGAAACTCCCCCTGGTCTGCAAATCCCTTCAGCGCGAGCGTCGCAAGAAGATGAAGGAGATGCAGCTTTGGACCAAACGCGGCAAGAACAAATAGCCCCACCAAAAGCAAAGAGGCCCGGAACAGAATTCCGGGCCTCTTTTTTTATTTCTTGAGCGTTCGTTCGAGCATCAGATCCACGGTGTCCTCGATGCGCTTCCACCCTTCCTCGGATTGAAGCGACACCCCGCCAAGGGTACGGTGCTTCCTGGAACGGACGGCAAGGAAGTTCATGGCACCGGCCATGATCAACACCAGTGCAGTCAAATCCACCTCTTCCGGCGGGTCCTCATCCATCAGCTCGAAGAACTCCAGGGCGGTCCTGACTCGGTTCTCCTCCAGGGCGCGGGTCAGATCGTTTCGCTCGATAGCCTCCCAAGCAAGGATCTCCAACGTCAGGGGACGTCGTAGAATCGCCCGCAGATAGCGCTTGAAGAAGAGCGAAAAGAGCTTGTTCGGCGGCAGACTCCGGATGGATTCGCTGTCACCGCCCATGAGCTCCTCTCCCGAGGGCCAGAACTCCAGGGTCCGGCCGTATTCGGCAACCAGCCCCTGCAACCCGCTGAAGTAGCGGTAGATAAGTTTTTTGTCCACGCCCGCCTCGCGAGCGATCTGATTCACCCCTAGACGCTGGAATCCAACCTCGGCAATGACCTTGCCGACGGCCTTGACCAGCTTCTCCTTGGTGATCTCCTTATTCCGAATGGGAATGACCTTTGGTACCGCATTGAGATGTGCCACGGTTCCTCCCCTTTTCTTATAGTAATGGTCGTCGCTTGTTTCAGTATCGCAAACGAACACGCCATCAGCAATGAGAATCACCTTAAATCCGAGATGAGACGCCCTTCCGCCCACTGCATCCAAGCATAGGCCTTCAATTCGGCCACCAGGCTCTCCTCACGCTCGTCCCTTTGGGATGAGCGCCCAATGCCGCGCACTCATCCGTCAGAGCCCCATGGTTCGGTGCTTTGAAGAGCTGGTCGAAGGTGCGCTTCTCAGGAACGGGATCACAACGTGTTGGTGCCTCCAACGGCTTCCCTCGAAAAAGGGAAAGTCGACCGTCCCCTCTGACACGGCTCCTTGGCACCAGAGAACACCGGTACCCGCTCACCGGCCTTCCTGGCGCACCAACAGCGGCTCTCTCCCCGCGTCCGCACGGACAAGGCTTTCGAGAATGGGTCAGCCGGTCATTTTTCGAATGGGCGGGTGAACGCAGCGTATTAGGTCATACGTGAGGACCACCCGCTCTTTCGGGAAATGGGCGGATGGCCTGCTCTCGGAAGCCGCCGCCCGCCGGGCAAAACAAAAGCCCCCAGTCAGAGACTGGGGGCTTGAAATATTCCTTGGCGGCGACCTACTTTCCCACACGCTACCATGCAGTATCATCGGCGATGGAGGGCTTAACTACCGGGTTCGGAATGGGACCGGGTGTACCCCCTCCTCTTTGG encodes:
- a CDS encoding TetR/AcrR family transcriptional regulator is translated as MAHLNAVPKVIPIRNKEITKEKLVKAVGKVIAEVGFQRLGVNQIAREAGVDKKLIYRYFSGLQGLVAEYGRTLEFWPSGEELMGGDSESIRSLPPNKLFSLFFKRYLRAILRRPLTLEILAWEAIERNDLTRALEENRVRTALEFFELMDEDPPEEVDLTALVLIMAGAMNFLAVRSRKHRTLGGVSLQSEEGWKRIEDTVDLMLERTLKK
- a CDS encoding MucR family transcriptional regulator, producing MEDYLQEALEIVKAQAGVRTMTEEEITSMVQKLAAGIKAIAEGEVLESAAPATVDPQKAIREKSILCCACGKSFKVLTKKHLSTHNMTPEEYREHYGYKKKLPLVCKSLQRERRKKMKEMQLWTKRGKNK